ttctaccatcctagtcacgtccgttgtgtccttgggcaagacacttcacccttgcccctgatgggtgctggtagcgccttgcatggcagctcccgccatcagtgtgtgaatgggtgaatgtggaaatagtgtcaaagcgctttgagtaccttgaaggtagaaaagcgctatacaagtataacccatttatcatttatttataattgatccTGACTGAGTCATATCAGTTAAACTACGTAGTTTACACTGATGCTCAACCTCTCTGTATAATGATATAATACATTGACACTGAAACAATTGATACAGTTTCACTAATCTGCACATTAAAAGTACATTGGTTAAACTGTtaccattttttttgtattttaaattgaTTATTATATTAAGTTCGACTTAAACAAAAGCAATTCTGATACAGTTGTTATCCATATTTTGCACCGATGTTAGCATCAAGCATTTAAAtacgatattattattattattattgccttctagatgtcagctgtgtttcAGTAGCATAATTAGCATGCTCACCCTCTCGTCCCCAGATCCGGATGGTCTTGTCGCCCCCACATGAGGCCAGCAGAGTCCCATTTGGACTCCAGCAGACGAACCAGCACCGAGATTCTGGATGTGCGTTCAGTCTGTGAAGAAGAGTCAAGGCCTCCTTCATCGCTAAAGCTCAAATGTTGGAATTCACTAACTCTTTACTTACGGTACGTCGCTTACTAGTTAGCTAGCTAATGTCTACAACGAAAACAGCGACTAATTCGCTTGTAAAATAAGTTGACCTTGTGTATTAATCAGAATGTTTGGCAACGACACGTTGGATAATTATGAATTTAAATCTCCGAAAATGCGAAAGTTCAGACACTCTTATACCGGATGTGGCGCCATGTTTGTTATCTTGTTTGACGCAAGGCATTGTGGGCcactaacctttttttttttttttttgctttgttgaACAATCAATggctgctgggataggctccagccccccgccaTCCTGAGATccacaagctgtaaaaaatggatggatgggtggatgaacCATCAATGTAGGAACAAATATACCAGAAAGATACGATTATCATCCAATTATTTGACAAATTACaggagaaatatatatatatatatatatatatatatatatatatatatatatatatatatatatatatatatatatatatatatatatatatatatatatatatatatatatatatatagtcaacacTATAGTATTGGATCGATACTAAAGTGATAAGAACGACATGTTTCCAGTTCtttattaactttatttttacagatATTTATGTtctgttgttgtgttgttcacatttgtataggtcaggggtctgcaacccgcggctctggagccgcatgcggcccttTCATGCCTCCGCCGtggctccctttggctttgaAACCGAATGTCAACAAATAATGGTTACTTGATCTATTATATTTCATTTGATTTAgttagtttattttaatttaacagTTGTTATTTTAAAGAGTTCTGGGATcttatatgaaaataaaacacattttaatatattgtcgatggaaatgtacagtatgtctcaGCCCTTATGTGACATCTCTTGCTGCcatgcaattgtattgtttttagcggtCAACCCCTAGCAATGGACGgataaaaaaagagaaacattttatttattgatatttttatcaatttgctgtttttgttgatgACTAGGTAGTTGTTTTCAATTTTTTGTCAAATTAATATGCCACAGTCATATGCCTTCAGAATATTGTAATgagtggattttttattttttattcattaataaggGAAGGAACAGTGTATTTTGTTTCTAATGTTCAAAATAATTTGACGATTTGCTTTGTTATACCCagaaataaatcaaataagtgtttgatgtcaTAAGTCCTATAGCGCACGTGTAACGAAACTATAAGTGGTGTTATCGTCATTTTAGGAATCTAACAGAGTTTGTGGCTCTAGGTGGGTTTTATTTgggggaaatgggctccaatGGCTCTTTATATGctgaaggttgctgacccctggtataggtatatattattatattgtttacacATGTTTTTGCTGTTAAAATGATTTTTACTTTAATAATTGTGTGTGATAAAACGTAGTAAGGGAATTATTGCTTTGTTTGGTTGACCATGTTACATTGTCCtaaattatgtttatattgttaaatttagcttacaaaaatattttctaataaacaattatttttttcctaaagtatttgtgttttattcTGACTTTAATCATCATGATCAACAAATTAaaggaaaaataaaaaacatttaattattttgaaaaatgtcaaataaaaaaatatcagtatTGGCTATACATGTAATTGCATTTAAAATGATACATTGACATATTGACAGAGACAGAATTTCTTGGCGAAGTCAGGGCGtttaggggatccggtttggtggctgcaggattaggtctctgcttttttcagatggtgtggtcctgatggcttcatctggccaggatcttcagctctcactggataggttcacagccgagtgtgaagcgactggaatgagaatcagcatctccaagtcagagtccggttctcgcccggaaaagggtggagtgccatctctgggttggggaggagaccctgccccaagtggaggagttcaagtacctcggagtcttgttcacgagtgagggaagagtggatcgtgagatcgacaggcggatcggtgcggcgtcttcagtaatgcggacgctgtatcgatccgttgtggtgaagaaggagctgagccggaaggcaaagctctcaatttaccggtcgatctatgttcccatcctcacctatggtcatgagctttgggttatgaccgaaaggacaagatcacgggtacaaggggctgaaattagtttcctccatcgggtgtcggggctctcccttagagatagggtgagaagctctgccatccgggaggagctcaaagtaaagccactgctccaccacatcgagaggagccagatgagggggTAAAggaatctggtcaggatgccacccgatgtgtttagggcacgtccgaccggtaggaggccacggggaatacccaggacacgttgggaagactatgtctcccagctggcctgggaacgccttgggatcccgttggaggagctggacaaagtggctggggagagggaagtctgagcttccctgcttaggctgctgcctccgcgacccgacctcggataagcggaagaagatgaatggatggatggatgatacattgaaaatatttttttttaaacacatgtggTTATTTCTGtaattacttaaaatatgtaACTTTGTTTGCCTTAGCAAATTTATATGCTATCGTTATTTGTCCTAAATAGCATCATAAGATgttgaatatttttatttaaatgtgttaatcaaaataaaatgtgttgacGGATGgaatagtttagtttagtttagtgtaGTCTTTATTTAAAGGGACtgcacagagacattaagctCAAATACAGATTTGCACCAGATTATTGCTCAACAGCtagtttccatctgcagtccctgaaTAACAAATGTCTGTCAATTAATGCGTAATATTACTCATATTGCCCAGTGCCTTCAatttatacaaattatatattcattatagAGTTTATTAAGACAATTTCTGTAGAATGTAATTTAAGTCAAATTTACTTGCTATTCTACAAGTGGCCTGTAGAGTGCAGCATTGGCCATCATCTACCTAAAATTCAAGTGGCGAAGAAGAACATTGTAGATTGGAACAAGGAAGTCAATAAATTTCGAGGAAACCTTCGCTGGCTtccttttgttttatttgttttagtttagttttatcgcgactgttattgtttttttttaccacgaCAGTCTGTTGGGTTAACCAACAATCCGTGGTTGGTTTTATTTGTTCATGTTACTGAGGTTTTGTCTGAACTATCGACAAGATTTGGCGTTAGCCGATAGGCTAATAACAGAGCTAACAGGCCCAAAGGCCATCTGTTCCTTGTTTTTCCGCCATTCAGCAGTCTGCTGTCCCTGAAAACACGAATGATTGGTGTCCCTTTGAGACAACTCTTATCGAAATATCAAGGTTGTTATATTCAAACTACGTGTTGCGTTCCGTTGGGGTGTCCTTAGCAACGTAGCTGTTTGGAATCCCGTGAAATTGATCCCAACTTTCTCAGAGGACCGGTCGAGCATGTATGCCCCGCCGGGTTCTGTCGCCCCTGGAAGCCGGAGAAGGCGAGGGGGAACCCCTTTGCCCAAGCAACCAGAGCGGAGCCTGGTCTCCGCTCTGCCCGGAGCCCTGTCCATCACCGCCCTGTGCACGGCTCTGGCTGAACCAGCATGGCTCAGGGTTCATGGAGGCACCTGTCCCAGACAAGAGCTCGGGGTAGCGGATGTCTTAGGCTACATCGACCCCAAGCTTCTGGACGGTAAGACTCAGCATTGATTggtcgattgaaacttttattagtagattgcacaattgaccactaaatggtaacacccgaataagtttttcaacttgtttaagtcggggtccacttacattgattcatgatacagatatatacaaatttcataacacagtcatcacacaagataatcatcagagtatatacaatgaattatttacattatttacaatccggggtgtgggatatggggggcgggggggggggggggggggttaggattggttggtatcaacacttcagtcataaacaattgcatcatcagagaaatggacattggaacagtgtaggactgacttggtaggatatgcacagcaagtagtggacacagagaagagagatcagaaagtataagaaaaagtgtctacatttggttatttacatttgattatttacaatccgaagaggtatgatgttgTGGAAGGGGAGCAGGGAGCCATACATCAATGTGTGTTTGCTACGAAtgtgggcgatatggctgaagaCTGTATTTCGATAATAggttaaatgataataaatgataaatgggttatacttgtatagcgcttttctaccttcaaggtactcaaagcgctttgacagtatttccacattcacccattcacacacacattcacacactgatggcgggagctgccatgcaaggcgctaaccagcacccatcaggagcaagggtgaagtgtcttgcccaaggacacaacggacgtgactaggatggtagaaggtggggactgaaccccagtaaccagcaaccctccgattgctggcacggccactctaccaactgttGTTTATTATGGTCGATATCGATAAGTATTGATATTTGTATGACATGGAAATATGCACCAGGATAAAAGTAAATTAAGTGTTGATatcttttatttcaaatgtaaccttcgtcTAATTTTAATACTCTCGGCTATAAAGGCAGAAaataaaggaaatgtcaacacaatgatggaaaacactcaatgtaaacaacattttaaaatcagAGTAACTcctttaaatgtaaacattgagaAAACAGAGAAGAACATTTTTTGGGAGGTTTACTGCCAAAACGTTACCTGGTCTGTAAAACATTAATTCGACCTGATATTGTTATGGAAATTTATttgtgttatgcagtaattattattcaaATATTCGGggacaaaattattattttaaggtAGCACATtggttatattttgttatttattttatctatACAGTCCTAATCCTTAGTTCTTACCTGTTTCCGTACAATCCGAAAAAGGAACAGACGagtgttgggggaaaaaaaggtgtGGCGAAGGACTACGGTCGGtttgaaaaaaatccccaaaCTGCCATACCGTCGGGGTGACTTTTCCAGTTTTGTTGACAATTTCTTTGCTCTCTGTAGCactaatttttaatttattttctcaTACCATGCCTAAACTCAACAGCGAGacagcaagatggcgcaaccaaacttgatagttgatattaataataataataatacctgggatttatatagcgcttttctaagtacccaaagtcgctttacatgttaaaaacccatcattcattcacacctggtggtggtaagctacttttgtagccgcagctgccctggggtagactgacggaagcgtggctgccaatttgcgcctacggcccctccgaccaccacataTCAttaattcaacattcattcaccggtgtgagtggcaccgggggcaagggtgaagtgtcctgcccaaggacacgacggcatggtaagaggcggggagggaacctgcaaccctcaggtttctgacacgggcgctctacccactacgccatgccgggCCATATTGTTAAGCAATTGACTGTTTAgcgtgatgtgtatatatattaatgtatatatgtatgtacgtgtatttttatgtatatatatttatgtatgtatttatttatttatatatatatatatatatatatatatatatatatatatatatatatatatatatatatatatatatatatatatatatatatatatatatatatatatatatatatataaatatatatataaatatatatgtatgtatgtatatttatatatatatatataaatatatatataaatatatatgtatgtatgtatatttatgtatttatttatatatatatatatgtatatatgtatgtacatatatttatgtatgtatgtatatatatttatgtatttatttatatatatatatatatatgtgtgtatatatatatatgtatgtatttttatatatatatatatatatatatatatatatatatatatatatatatatatatatatatatatatatatatatatatatatatatatatatatatgtatgtatgtatgtatgtatgtatgtatgtatgtatttatatatatgtatttatatatatgtgtgtatgtatgtatatacaaaaccagtgaagttggcacattgtgtaaatcgtaaaaaaacagaatacaatgatttgcaaatccgtttcaacctatatttaattgaatacactgcaaagacaagatacttaactgttaaactttggtattttttgcaaatattagctcatttggaatttgatgcctgcaacctgtttcaaaaaagctgtcacaaatggcaaaaaagactgagaaagttgaggaatgctcatcaaatacttattttcaacatcccacaggtgaacatgccacttgggaacagatgggtgccatgattgggtataaaagcagcttcaatgaaatgctcagtcattcacaaacaaggatggggcgagggtcaccactctgtgaacaaattatcgaacagtttaagaacaacaattctcaaccagctattgcaaggaatttagggatttcaccatctacggtccgtagaaaatctggagaaatccctgcacgtaagtggcaagctatctttgatccctcaggcggtactgacatcacatggacaaagataagaccttctggaggaaagttctgtggtcagattaaacaacaatttagctgtttggccacaatacccagcaatatgtttggaggagaaaaggtgaggcctttaatcccaggaacaccaatcctaccgtcaagaatggtggttgtagtattatgctctgggcctgttttgctgccaatggaactggtgctttccagagagtaaatgggacaatgaaaaaggaggattacctcaaaattcttcaggacaacctaaaatcaacaGCCctgaaggttgggtcttgggcacagttgggtgttccaacaggacaatgaccccaaacacacatcaaaagtggtaaagaaatggcaaaatcaggctaaaattaaggttttagacttaaacatgtggaaaatgctgaaaaaacaagtccatgtcagaaaaccaacaaatttagctgaactgcaccaatattgtcaagaggagtggtcaacaattcaaccagaagcttgtggatggctaccaaaagcgccttattgcagtgaaacttgccaaaggacatggaaccaaatattaacattgctgtatgtatacttttgacccagcagatttggtcacattttcagtagacccataataaattcataaaagaaccaaacttcatgaatgttttttgtgaccaaaaagtatgtgctccaatcactctatcacaaaaaaataaaagttgtagaaattattggaaactcaagacagccgtgacattatgtcctttacaagtgtatgtacactctTGACCCCGactgtttgtatgtatatgtatatatatatatatatatatatataaataaatgtttatatgtatatacaactatcatgtgtataaatatatatgtatatattttttatttttttatatatacatacaaatataactatgtatttttatatatttattcatgtttatatatactgtatatacatacagatatggtACACATAGAAgtgtatacatatttgtatatatttattcatgtatacaaacatgtataaatacacgtgtgtgtatatatatatatatatatatatatatacacatacatatatatatatatatatacatatatatacacatacatatatatatatatatatacatatatatgtatatatatatatatatatatatatatatatatatatatatatatatatatatatatatatacatacatatatatgtatatatgtatatatatatatatgtatatatatatatgtatataatatatatatatatatataatttatttatcggCCCAGCCTTAGTATGTAATGCTCTTGTGTCTTGCAGATTACTGCGTGAACCCGCAGACCATCCTTTTGCTCAGAGTGATCGCAGCCTTCTGTTTCCTGGGCATCTTCTGCAGCCTGACTGCTTTCCTCCTGGATGTGTTTGGACCCAAGTACCCTGCCCTCAAGATCACAAGAAGATATGCCTTTGCACACATCCTCACAGGTCAGCTTTCCTGTGGTTTGTCATGGCCGCTCTCTATGTGCCAGAGTTAAATGTGTTGCTCCTCCACAGTGCTGCAATGTGCCACCGTCATAGGATTCTGCTATTGGGCTTCAGAGCTGGTCTTGTCCCTGCAGCAGCAACACAAAAAGTACCACGGCTCGCTCGTGTACGTCACCTTCGCCATCAGCTTCTACCTGGTGGCGGGCGCCGGCGGAGCCTCCATCCTCGCCACGGCCGCCAACCTCCTGCGGCACTATCCCACCGAGGAGGAGGAGCAGGCTTTAGAGCTGCTGTCCGAGATGGAGGACAGCAGTGAAACGTTTCCCGCAGATTATGACATTTCCAACCAGTTTCAGCCGCCGCCCGCATACACGCCTTGACGGGCTTCACTGACATCGCTTTCCCTCGAGCAGCGAGCGTGCTCGCAGTCAAAATGGATATCTTTGCAATTGAACCAGGTGCGCACAACACCATGACTGACAAGCGCTTGGGTGCATGAGAGCTCAGAATTGGTTCTTAGGTACACTGAGGGTGTTGATTTGCATGTAAATGGCTTGTAGGAATTGCTTCTCTATCTAAAGCAAAAGTGCTCAACATGGCTGACGAAGTAATTGATCAATCAGCCTGATAAACGGTGATTATTATTGAAGTGGGTCGTCTTTGGCGTTGGTCGATTTGCGCCCAGTAAAGTCATGGGCGGAGCTttgagcaagtctgtttttaaaaTACAGGTGCTTAGGTTGCCGATACATCAGAAGTGCAGAAAAATACtgatattgttttatatataatatcaaacaaccctttatttattgattaGTTATTTTTTTCCTGGTTTGCATACTGTTGCTGATTTAGTCAGATGTGTTTTTCATGCTGTGGAGAAGACCACACTACAGATGGAAGAAAGAAAAATGGTTTGGCAATAAAAAAGTAAGATTGAACAGAAACCTCActtaatgtttgtgtgtatttgtttCAAAACCAACATTATTTGTACTTTGTGACCCAGTAGTGTTACTATGCATGTCAGACGTTTTCAGATTGAGAAGATTGATTTCAATTGTGATCAGTGTGGTGATTTTACAGTATGTTTACACTATTTCTGCGCTTTATCCCAGCATTTTAGTTTATATGTTTGTCATCTGTGTAAATATTGTTTATACATTTAAAGCgtgttcaaaataaaacaaatgcttcattttgttgttttgtgttttgtcATCCACATTTTGGGCCCGATTTAACATACAGTTAATACAGAAATGAAAGTGAATTTATATTTGATTAATGGGTGTCTTTTGCATGTAAATGTCCTTCGAACGTTTCAGGAGTTGGGAGATAAAAAATAGTGGCCGGTTTTTATATTGGAGATAAAAATTCACAACATTACAAGAATATTTGATAGTCCAGTTAAAGGACACCTACTCTGAAATAACTTGCAGTGAAAATATGGCCTGTCTACAAATAATTTTTGACTTAATTTGGCTCATTGGATTATTAATGTGTGTATGTCTTTAAAAGAACAATGAACCTAAAGTATTTGGACCATGAAAGGATTTATgaaatgtaaaattaataaaaatgttggTATCAGGAACTGAATGTAACATTAGCACAGTATTGAACATTATACACTCTTATACACTCCTATTCATTCTTATACACCTAGACGTTCTTATACTTGCCTATTATATTCTTACACCCTCCTATACACGCCTTGCACTGTGATGCACTCTTATACTGTACATAAGTACAGTATTGTAGTATACATTTGTATACTTGCCTAATATATTCTTATACACTCTTTTACACACCTATTCATTTTTATACACTCTTAAAACATTCTTATACGTtcttatacatttttatatttttctacaCTCTTATACACTCTTTTACACACCTATAAATTCATATACACTGTTGCACACTCTTATACACTCATACACTCTCATatctatgtgtcaaagtcaatgaatgaattatctatggcccctgggatgatatttgattggtattagaaccggcccgcaggccacagccgcctgctgctgttttgcacgcaccaaaactccatcagtgttggcgctaggaattttcaaaaaggggtcgaccccatcaagtcataaaaatggcgtTCCACAGTAAATTTTGTAAcccttttgaaaacaaatgataaatgtatgcattatcctgttatatgtcacattctatattgtgttttggaaaaagcttgtcataaacgttaattcattaaaaaaaaaaaaatacaaaagaaaacacatttttatgcatatgtaaatgtattcagttataaacattcattcactttcttctttccttcatggatttaaactttaccgctgccggtatttttttctatatttttattgtaatattttcaagatgtgtttgttctatttttggccaaagtaagacaaagaaaacaatctgaagttgtctttattttttagttttaatgctatcattttaatagattttcctccatgcggcccctgagctaaaatgagtttgacacccctgctcttatactatcccaggggtcaccaacctttttgaaaccaagagctacttcttgggtactgattaatgcgaagggctaccagtttgatacacacttaaataaattgccagaaatagccaatttgctcaatttacctttaactctgttattattaatatttaattatatttagacttaattgaacagtttaaaagaggagaaaacacgaacaaaattacaattaaattttgaaacatagtttatcttcaatttcgactctttaaaattcaaaattcaaccaaaaaaaagaagagaaaaaatagctaattcgaatctttttgaaaaaaatttaaaaaataatttatgggacatcattagtaatttttcctgattaagattaattttagaattttgatgacatgttttaaataggttaaaatccaatctgcactttgttagaatatataataaattggaccaagctatatttctaacaaagacaaatcattatttcttctagattttccagaacaaaattaaaagaaattcaaaagactttgaaataagatttaaatttaattctacagattttgtagatttgccaaaatgatttttttgaatttgaatcataagtttgaagaaatatttaacaaatattcttcgtcgaaaaaacagaagctaaaattaagaattaaattaaaatgtatttattattgtttacaataaaaaaaaaaaatacttgaacattgatttaaattgtcaggaaagaagaggaaggaatttaaaaggtaaaaaggtatatgtgcttaaaaatcctaaaatcatttttagggttgtattttttctctaaaattgtctttctgaaagttataagaagcaaagtaaaaaaatgtatgaatttatttaaacaagtgaaatattttcttggattttcaaattctatttgagttttgtctctcttagaattaaaaatgtcgggcaaagcgagaccagcttgctagtaaataaatacaatttaaaaaatagaggcagctcactggtaagtgctgctatttgagctatttttagaacaggccagcgggctactcatctggtccttacgggctacctggtgcccgcgggcaccgcgttggtgacccctgtactatccTATACACTCACATACACTCTTTTACACAACTATACATTCATATACACTCTTACACACTCTTATACTATCCTATACACTCTTATACACTCACATACACTCTTTTACACACCTATACACTCACATACACTCTTTTACACACCTACCGTATACACTCTTATACACTCTTGGACAGTTCCAAAGTTTGATGCTGTCCATACGTTCCAGGCAGTGATTACCTACAAATTTCCCACTAATACTATACACTCTGGACTTACAGTGAGCGTCCTGCCCGAAGTCGTAATCGAACAACATATTGAATCTGACATCTGCGACTCACTGAGATATTTCGGTGTTCGCCAGTCTAGACGTTGTCGatcaaacacggtgttactgcGCCTAAGAGCCTTACAACTTAATAGTCTTAAAAGGACATACAACTTCCTTTGGTATGTGGCAAGAAATC
This genomic interval from Entelurus aequoreus isolate RoL-2023_Sb linkage group LG06, RoL_Eaeq_v1.1, whole genome shotgun sequence contains the following:
- the tmem127 gene encoding transmembrane protein 127, encoding MYAPPGSVAPGSRRRRGGTPLPKQPERSLVSALPGALSITALCTALAEPAWLRVHGGTCPRQELGVADVLGYIDPKLLDDYCVNPQTILLLRVIAAFCFLGIFCSLTAFLLDVFGPKYPALKITRRYAFAHILTVLQCATVIGFCYWASELVLSLQQQHKKYHGSLVYVTFAISFYLVAGAGGASILATAANLLRHYPTEEEEQALELLSEMEDSSETFPADYDISNQFQPPPAYTP